In Nostoc sp. CENA543, a single genomic region encodes these proteins:
- a CDS encoding ATP-binding protein, translated as MPAENISKMGHWTYNLVTKEIFWSLQARRIFVGECEFQLSYAAAINLVHPEDLPNLLTATDTAIAHKCPLEVECRIIRPDGVERSIYLEADLNCDADGEPVQMFGIVRDITQRQQQEASVRESAQLLQAIVENLPGGAVFVVDRNLRYLYAEGEALAIAGFKSEDFLGQTIFEVLLAELATYYEPMYRKALAGESFEHEHNAHNRSYVSRGTPLYAANGEVYAVLVVSYDITDRKRAEQTLTADLRDTQLLHALSTRLVSEDNIHALYQEIMEAAITLTQADAGTVQILDEATQDLLLLATHNFERDLTDHFYRVNASSNTSCGRALVTGERTFIDFDVPQSEDPDGSMRIHVEAGYLSAQSTPLIARSGRAMGMVSTHWRKHHRPSDRELRFLDLLARQAADLIEQRQVANALRESEAKYRSLFDSIDEGFCLFEMIYDQTRKAVDYRFLEVNSVFKQQTGLENVVGKLGSEIAPNTESYWLEAYDEVVKTGKPQRIENYNQSTERWYSAYASRVGGVGSRQVCTVFSDITDRKRTEQRQAFLLQLSDTLRSLTDPVEIQAEACRLLGEHLGVDRAYYVEVNEAEGYTRVNQNYLRGDSPSLVGVFRLTDYNWTMPFLQRGETIIVADAQTSDIIPNADREALATVKITAHITVPLIKAGTLVGSLCVTESAPRQWLAVEVELVRETAERIWATIIRARAETELRESEIQRFQEQTAREEERQRAETLAELDRAKTLFFSNVSHEFRTPLTLILAPLQDALSDAANPLPPAQRERLEIAHRNSLRLLKLVNTLLDFSRIEAGRMEACYEPTDLALYTTELASVFRSAIEQAGLRLIVDCPPLPESVDVDREMWEKIVLNLLSNAFKFTFEGEIAIRLHLADDHHVKLQVEDTGTGIEPEELPHLFERFYQVRGAKARTHEGSGIGLALVQELIKLHGGTVEVSSTVGQGSCFTVTIPLDTAHLPSISVAERDRASHILATRTLASTALGATPYVQEAERWIGEEAGEQGAGGELTIHFCPSSRATTARVLIVDDNADMRDYLTRILSEHVQVEAVADGVAALAAVNERVPDLVLSDVMMPFLDGFGLLKTLRSNVRTQEIPVILLSARAGEESVIEGLLAGADDYLIKPFSAQELVTRVNAYLQLAHLRSQTLHQERTINRRKDEVLSMVSHELNTPLVAILGWARLLQSNPPSPAMLSKALETIERNATLQAKVVEDLLDISRITASKISLNLEPVHLQAIIESAIATVQQSLQTQDIYLDFQLASAPVVLQGDRERLQQIILNLLTNAVKFTPDGGKIEINLQTDDDHAQITIADTGCGIDHDFLPHIFDTFSQAPSTKKGLGLGLAIARSLVELHGGTIVATSPGIGQGTTFTVKLPLISLDTRLL; from the coding sequence ATGCCAGCCGAAAACATCAGTAAAATGGGACACTGGACTTATAATCTAGTCACCAAAGAAATATTTTGGTCGCTACAAGCTCGGCGCATTTTTGTGGGTGAATGTGAGTTTCAACTGAGCTACGCAGCCGCCATCAATCTTGTTCACCCGGAAGACTTACCTAATTTATTAACTGCCACGGATACTGCCATAGCTCATAAGTGTCCTTTAGAAGTGGAGTGTAGAATTATTCGCCCTGATGGAGTTGAGCGTAGCATTTACTTAGAAGCAGACTTAAATTGTGATGCTGATGGTGAACCTGTGCAGATGTTTGGCATTGTGCGAGATATCACACAACGCCAGCAACAAGAAGCATCTGTGCGTGAATCGGCACAACTCTTGCAGGCGATAGTTGAGAATCTACCTGGGGGAGCGGTGTTTGTCGTTGACCGCAATCTACGCTATTTATATGCCGAAGGCGAAGCATTAGCGATCGCCGGATTCAAATCTGAAGACTTCCTTGGGCAGACGATTTTCGAGGTACTACTAGCCGAATTAGCTACATATTACGAGCCGATGTACCGTAAAGCTCTTGCGGGTGAGTCGTTTGAGCATGAACACAATGCCCACAATCGCAGCTACGTTTCACGGGGAACACCGCTTTATGCTGCGAATGGTGAAGTCTATGCGGTGCTTGTGGTTTCCTACGACATTACCGATCGCAAGCGTGCAGAACAAACCTTAACAGCAGACCTGAGAGACACCCAACTGCTGCACGCATTAAGCACACGGCTCGTCAGCGAGGATAACATTCACGCACTTTATCAAGAAATTATGGAGGCGGCGATCACTCTTACCCAGGCCGATGCCGGAACCGTGCAAATTTTGGACGAGGCAACGCAAGACCTGCTGTTGCTGGCAACCCATAATTTTGAGCGCGACCTGACCGATCATTTCTATCGGGTCAATGCCAGTTCCAATACATCCTGCGGCAGGGCATTAGTTACGGGCGAACGCACCTTTATTGATTTTGATGTACCCCAGAGCGAAGACCCCGACGGATCGATGCGAATCCATGTTGAAGCCGGCTACCTCTCGGCGCAGTCCACCCCGTTGATTGCCCGTTCCGGCAGAGCAATGGGTATGGTGTCCACCCACTGGCGCAAACACCATCGACCGAGCGATCGAGAACTGCGGTTTCTCGATTTACTGGCTCGTCAAGCGGCTGACTTAATTGAGCAACGGCAAGTAGCAAACGCCCTGCGTGAGTCGGAAGCAAAATATCGATCGCTGTTTGATTCAATCGATGAAGGCTTCTGCCTGTTTGAGATGATTTATGACCAAACCCGAAAGGCAGTTGATTACCGTTTCTTGGAAGTCAATTCAGTCTTCAAGCAACAGACGGGACTGGAAAACGTGGTAGGCAAGCTGGGTAGCGAGATTGCCCCAAACACTGAAAGCTATTGGCTCGAAGCCTATGACGAAGTGGTCAAGACGGGCAAACCGCAGCGTATTGAAAATTACAACCAATCAACCGAACGCTGGTATTCGGCTTATGCTTCGCGTGTCGGTGGTGTGGGTAGTCGTCAAGTATGCACTGTTTTTAGCGACATTACCGATCGCAAACGCACCGAACAACGACAGGCATTTCTCTTGCAGTTGAGCGACACACTGCGATCGCTGACTGATCCAGTAGAAATTCAAGCAGAAGCCTGTCGGCTGCTGGGCGAACATTTAGGCGTTGACCGTGCCTACTACGTCGAAGTCAATGAGGCTGAGGGTTACACGCGCGTCAATCAAAATTATTTGCGTGGTGACTCGCCCTCGCTTGTTGGCGTTTTTCGGTTAACAGATTACAACTGGACTATGCCGTTCCTGCAAAGGGGCGAAACTATTATCGTCGCGGATGCCCAAACCTCGGACATAATTCCCAACGCCGACCGTGAGGCGTTGGCAACTGTCAAGATTACCGCGCATATTACCGTACCTCTGATCAAAGCAGGCACGTTGGTAGGCTCGCTCTGCGTCACCGAATCCGCGCCCCGTCAGTGGTTGGCAGTGGAAGTTGAACTCGTGCGCGAAACCGCCGAACGCATCTGGGCAACCATCATCCGCGCCCGTGCCGAAACAGAATTGCGTGAATCAGAAATTCAGCGATTTCAAGAACAAACCGCCCGCGAAGAAGAACGCCAACGCGCCGAAACTCTAGCAGAACTCGATCGCGCCAAAACCCTTTTCTTCAGTAACGTCAGCCACGAATTTCGCACACCGCTAACGTTGATACTGGCTCCCCTACAAGATGCCTTGAGCGATGCTGCCAATCCCCTACCTCCAGCACAACGTGAAAGGTTAGAAATCGCCCATCGTAACAGTTTGCGTTTGCTAAAACTGGTTAATACTCTGCTCGACTTCTCCCGCATCGAAGCCGGACGCATGGAAGCCTGCTATGAACCAACCGACTTGGCACTGTACACAACTGAGTTAGCCTCAGTATTTCGTTCCGCTATTGAACAAGCTGGGCTGCGGCTAATTGTCGATTGCCCACCTTTGCCAGAATCAGTTGATGTAGACCGAGAAATGTGGGAGAAAATTGTGCTTAATCTCCTCTCCAACGCCTTTAAGTTCACATTTGAGGGCGAAATCGCCATCAGGCTGCATCTGGCCGATGATCATCATGTAAAGCTACAAGTAGAAGATACAGGTACAGGGATTGAGCCAGAAGAACTGCCCCATTTGTTTGAGCGATTTTACCAAGTGCGAGGAGCAAAAGCCAGAACCCATGAAGGTTCGGGTATTGGTCTAGCTTTAGTGCAGGAATTAATTAAACTGCATGGTGGAACTGTAGAAGTCAGCAGCACCGTAGGGCAAGGAAGCTGTTTTACAGTCACAATTCCTTTAGATACAGCGCACCTGCCGAGTATTAGTGTAGCGGAGCGCGATCGCGCAAGTCACATCCTAGCCACACGCACCCTAGCATCAACCGCATTAGGTGCTACGCCATATGTTCAGGAAGCAGAGCGATGGATAGGGGAAGAGGCAGGGGAGCAGGGAGCAGGGGGAGAACTTACTATCCATTTCTGCCCATCTTCAAGAGCCACCACAGCCCGTGTTCTCATCGTTGATGATAATGCCGATATGCGCGATTACCTGACGCGGATATTAAGCGAACACGTCCAAGTCGAAGCGGTGGCTGATGGGGTGGCGGCACTGGCGGCGGTGAATGAGCGAGTGCCAGATTTGGTACTAAGTGATGTGATGATGCCCTTTTTAGATGGCTTTGGGTTATTGAAAACATTACGGTCTAATGTGCGGACACAAGAAATACCCGTAATTCTGCTTTCTGCCCGTGCTGGGGAAGAGTCTGTAATTGAAGGACTTCTGGCTGGGGCTGACGATTACCTCATTAAACCCTTCTCAGCACAAGAACTTGTTACCCGTGTCAATGCCTATCTGCAACTGGCACATTTACGCTCTCAAACACTCCATCAAGAAAGAACAATTAACCGCCGCAAAGATGAGGTACTATCAATGGTTTCTCATGAACTGAATACCCCATTAGTGGCAATTCTTGGTTGGGCGCGATTATTGCAAAGCAACCCACCTAGTCCAGCCATGCTCTCCAAAGCCTTGGAGACAATTGAGCGTAATGCCACCTTGCAAGCAAAAGTAGTTGAAGATTTACTCGACATCTCACGTATCACTGCAAGTAAAATCAGCCTGAATTTAGAGCCAGTCCACCTGCAAGCGATAATAGAAAGTGCGATCGCTACAGTACAGCAATCTCTACAAACTCAAGATATCTATCTAGACTTTCAGCTTGCTTCTGCACCAGTAGTGTTACAAGGCGATAGGGAACGTTTGCAGCAAATCATCTTAAATCTACTAACTAATGCGGTTAAATTTACTCCCGATGGCGGGAAAATCGAGATTAATTTGCAAACTGACGATGACCATGCCCAAATTACAATAGCAGATACAGGTTGTGGTATTGATCATGATTTTCTGCCACACATCTTTGATACATTTAGTCAAGCCCCAAGTACGAAAAAAGGGTTAGGGTTAGGACTGGCGATCGCCCGTAGTTTAGTGGAACTCCACGGCGGTACAATCGTTGCTACAAGTCCTGGTATCGGACAGGGTACAACTTTTACTGTTAAGTTACCGTTGATCTCTCTAGATACCCGACTTCTTTAA
- a CDS encoding dienelactone hydrolase family protein — MQITKRNVELRVDDSLMRVYVATPKPAGVYPGILFYSDIYQLGGAMLRLVNYLAGFGYVVAAPEIFHRIEPIGTVIEPDDLGRMRGNDAARRTAIAEYDADCRAMIDFLKADSAVDPNKIGTLGFCIGGHLAFRAAFASEIKASVCCYPTGIPSGKLGKGVADSIHRVSEITGEMLLVLGTLDPHIPENDRNTLITALEQAKIRHQIYMYEAEHTFMRDDGYRYDPAASTSAWKEIIDFLGRVF, encoded by the coding sequence GTGCAGATTACTAAGCGGAATGTGGAATTGCGGGTGGACGATAGTTTGATGCGGGTTTATGTGGCTACGCCGAAACCCGCAGGTGTTTATCCTGGAATTTTGTTTTACAGTGATATCTACCAGTTGGGTGGTGCGATGCTGCGGTTAGTTAACTACTTAGCTGGGTTTGGTTATGTGGTAGCAGCACCGGAGATTTTTCACCGTATTGAGCCTATTGGGACAGTCATCGAGCCGGATGACTTGGGGAGAATGCGGGGTAATGATGCTGCAAGGCGGACTGCGATCGCAGAATATGATGCAGATTGCCGTGCTATGATTGACTTCCTCAAGGCAGATAGCGCAGTTGACCCTAATAAAATTGGTACTCTCGGCTTTTGCATTGGTGGTCATTTAGCCTTTAGAGCCGCCTTTGCTAGTGAAATTAAAGCCTCTGTCTGCTGCTACCCTACAGGTATTCCTAGCGGTAAATTAGGTAAAGGAGTCGCTGATAGTATTCATAGGGTAAGTGAAATTACAGGCGAAATGTTATTAGTCTTAGGTACTCTCGACCCCCACATCCCAGAAAATGACCGGAACACCTTAATTACAGCCTTAGAGCAAGCTAAAATCCGGCATCAAATATATATGTATGAAGCAGAACATACATTCATGCGCGACGACGGTTATCGCTATGACCCAGCCGCGTCTACTTCAGCTTGGAAGGAAATAATTGATTTCTTGGGGAGAGTGTTTTAG
- a CDS encoding cadmium resistance transporter, whose translation MNEFITNFSTGITAFTATNLDDLVILTLLFSQVNKTFHRRHIVIGQYLGFSTLVIASLVGFLGGLILPSQWMGLLGLVPIIIGLNRWLNADSDDSGETESEIELSHSSSIASFLSPQAYSVAAITIANGSDNVGIYMPLFAHSSVTDLLVIISVFLCLVGVWCYLTYKLTCQSAIANLLTRYGNHLVPFVLIGLGVFIILDSASLTPIGLTVTCICLIGLIKVIQTSKFKTQSL comes from the coding sequence ATGAACGAATTTATTACTAATTTTTCCACAGGCATCACAGCTTTCACCGCTACCAATCTCGATGATTTAGTCATTCTCACACTATTATTCTCACAGGTGAATAAAACTTTCCATCGTCGACATATTGTCATCGGTCAGTATTTGGGTTTCTCTACCTTAGTTATTGCTAGTTTAGTCGGTTTTTTGGGGGGTTTAATATTACCATCACAATGGATGGGACTTTTGGGTTTAGTGCCAATCATCATTGGCTTAAATCGTTGGCTGAATGCAGATAGCGATGACTCTGGGGAAACGGAGTCAGAAATAGAATTATCTCATAGTTCTAGTATCGCGAGTTTTTTATCTCCTCAAGCTTATAGTGTAGCGGCTATTACTATTGCTAACGGTAGTGATAATGTTGGCATTTATATGCCATTATTTGCCCATAGTTCTGTGACAGATTTACTAGTAATAATTAGCGTGTTTCTATGTTTAGTAGGTGTGTGGTGTTATCTGACTTATAAACTAACTTGTCAGAGTGCGATCGCTAATTTACTGACACGCTATGGTAATCATTTAGTTCCCTTTGTTCTCATAGGTTTGGGTGTATTTATTATCTTAGATAGTGCTTCTCTCACTCCCATTGGTTTGACAGTTACTTGTATATGTCTCATAGGATTAATCAAAGTAATTCAAACTTCTAAATTCAAAACGCAAAGTTTGTAA
- a CDS encoding response regulator: MRQEEFSYFIEIIQQRIAALEQYLIKSSIPEQQALSALNDIKTNIQNLRLFQTEIQDNLELIKTLEAELLEQNETLVSERQVYHDLFKLAPNAYLVTNGEGIILEINYTGAALLNVLPSLLIGKSLMNFVAQQEHQFFLNKLKECLNEKSVQELEVSICPSGKQVFVALVLVKAGRETSGALGALQICLHDITKYKQSAVPEQISSLTAPIRIPNRLDGLRVLFVDDEADTRDLIAAVLMQHGVVVTTVATVAQALQQLERSRPDVIISDIRMPDEDGYTLIRHIKAIEAAKGWQIPTAAISAYLAEDRTKAIKAGFQAHLHKLAPPTELIAMVAQLANRV; encoded by the coding sequence GTGAGACAAGAAGAGTTTAGCTATTTTATTGAAATAATTCAACAGCGAATAGCAGCACTAGAACAATATTTAATCAAATCCTCTATACCAGAGCAACAAGCACTCTCAGCATTGAACGATATCAAAACCAATATACAAAATTTGCGATTGTTTCAAACAGAAATTCAGGACAATTTAGAATTAATCAAAACCTTAGAGGCTGAATTACTAGAACAAAATGAAACCTTAGTATCAGAACGTCAGGTTTACCATGATTTGTTTAAATTAGCTCCTAATGCTTATTTGGTGACAAATGGTGAAGGAATAATTTTAGAAATTAATTATACTGGTGCTGCTTTATTAAATGTATTACCCAGTTTACTAATTGGTAAATCATTAATGAATTTTGTAGCTCAACAAGAGCATCAATTCTTTCTTAACAAACTCAAGGAGTGTTTGAATGAAAAGTCTGTGCAAGAATTGGAAGTTTCCATTTGTCCCAGTGGTAAACAAGTTTTTGTTGCTTTAGTTTTGGTGAAAGCCGGGCGAGAAACTTCGGGAGCTTTGGGTGCATTACAAATATGCCTGCATGATATTACTAAGTATAAGCAATCAGCAGTGCCAGAACAGATATCAAGCTTGACAGCACCTATAAGAATACCCAATAGACTAGATGGTTTACGTGTACTGTTTGTTGATGATGAAGCCGATACCCGCGATTTGATTGCAGCAGTGTTAATGCAACATGGAGTTGTAGTCACAACAGTAGCTACAGTAGCCCAAGCGTTGCAACAATTAGAGCGATCGCGTCCTGATGTCATCATCAGTGATATTAGAATGCCCGATGAAGATGGTTATACTTTGATTCGCCACATCAAGGCAATAGAAGCTGCTAAAGGATGGCAAATTCCCACGGCTGCAATCAGTGCTTATCTTGCAGAAGACCGCACAAAGGCAATAAAGGCAGGTTTTCAAGCGCATTTACATAAATTAGCACCACCAACAGAGTTAATTGCAATGGTGGCACAACTGGCGAACCGAGTTTAA
- a CDS encoding chemotaxis protein CheB, producing MSSDRHQKKSNFCIVAIAASAGGVTAIPKVLSGLPSNFPAPILCLQHLSLGDTNVLAQVLQLQTHLTVRWAHEGEKLMAGVVYVCPPGHYFIVNANGTISLAQQATKHGWHHGVNGFFESVAQSYADRAVVVVLTGTGKGGAEGVEEVSNRGGTVLVQDKTSSVAGGMPQAAIATGCVDRVLPCQEIAPLLVRLVCEGCSLSQIPSNHTTLFSTKLQISPMLQDALSDLLDQAVAMHRTNMGHIHLFERQSCTLELAVQRGFQPGSVDDFRTVNITDHSPCISAVRAGESIIVEDIETNLMFNSHRAIAASAGYRAVQSTPLTSDSGNLVGVLSTHFPQPRRFLPWEMNLLNMHARHAGNLIEIYQTQKV from the coding sequence ATGTCTAGCGACCGTCACCAGAAAAAATCAAACTTTTGTATTGTAGCGATCGCTGCTTCTGCTGGAGGAGTAACAGCAATTCCTAAGGTTCTCTCAGGCTTGCCTAGTAACTTTCCTGCTCCCATCTTGTGTCTACAGCATTTAAGCCTGGGAGATACTAACGTTTTAGCACAAGTATTACAATTACAAACCCATCTCACAGTACGCTGGGCGCATGAGGGAGAAAAATTAATGGCAGGTGTGGTGTATGTATGTCCACCAGGACATTACTTTATCGTTAATGCTAACGGTACAATTTCTCTGGCACAGCAAGCAACCAAACATGGCTGGCATCACGGCGTAAATGGTTTTTTTGAGTCAGTGGCTCAGAGTTATGCAGACCGCGCTGTCGTAGTTGTGCTGACTGGCACAGGCAAAGGTGGGGCAGAGGGGGTGGAGGAAGTGTCAAATAGAGGTGGTACTGTTCTGGTTCAAGATAAAACCAGTTCTGTGGCTGGTGGAATGCCCCAAGCGGCGATCGCCACTGGTTGTGTAGACCGAGTTTTACCGTGTCAAGAAATCGCTCCTTTATTAGTGCGCTTGGTATGTGAGGGGTGTTCTTTATCCCAAATACCGAGCAATCACACCACATTATTCAGCACTAAGCTGCAAATATCTCCAATGCTCCAAGATGCGTTGTCTGATCTACTTGATCAAGCAGTAGCGATGCACCGAACTAACATGGGTCACATTCATCTGTTCGAGCGACAATCATGCACACTCGAACTTGCAGTCCAACGCGGCTTTCAGCCAGGTTCAGTTGATGATTTTAGAACAGTTAACATTACTGATCATTCACCCTGCATCAGTGCTGTGCGTGCCGGAGAGTCCATAATCGTTGAGGACATCGAAACCAATTTGATGTTCAATTCTCACCGAGCGATCGCAGCTTCTGCGGGTTATCGTGCTGTCCAATCTACACCCCTCACTAGTGACAGTGGCAATTTGGTTGGTGTATTGTCTACTCATTTTCCTCAACCTCGTCGGTTTTTACCGTGGGAGATGAACCTCCTCAATATGCACGCTCGTCATGCTGGTAATTTGATAGAAATATATCAAACTCAAAAGGTTTGA
- a CDS encoding saccharopine dehydrogenase family protein, with product MTDRVLILGGRGRIGRSVAQDIATHTQAKITITGRTLGTVQGDDFPLLVLDLAEVDKLREAIANSDIVVHCAGPFHYRDANVLKLCIEQGVNYVDVSDHRSFTKKALNYHQQAVDAGVTAIVNTGIFPGISNSMARQGIEQFHEPEQVHLSYLVAGSGGAGVTVMRTTFLGLQHPFEAWINGQWQLVKPYSEREVITFPSPYKRSGVYWFDMPETFTIPQAFPNVKTVITKFGSVPDFYNHLTWIAAHVFPKSLMQRHSAIEFLSHVSHLMTDVTNVFSGIGVAVRAEVTGKINGQTAVYSSTLLHENTAVASGYGAGSIAQLLLSGQLKKPGVWPVEAALTTDLFTQTMASRNIKIEQQLRS from the coding sequence ATGACAGATCGCGTTTTAATTCTGGGAGGACGGGGGCGCATTGGTCGCAGTGTAGCCCAAGATATAGCTACCCATACACAAGCCAAAATTACAATCACGGGGCGTACCCTGGGAACAGTTCAGGGTGATGATTTCCCCTTGCTAGTGTTGGACTTAGCAGAGGTAGATAAGTTGCGGGAGGCGATCGCTAATTCTGATATAGTGGTTCACTGTGCCGGGCCGTTTCATTACCGTGATGCAAATGTCCTCAAACTCTGCATTGAACAAGGTGTGAACTATGTTGATGTTAGTGACCACCGTTCTTTTACTAAAAAAGCTTTAAATTATCATCAACAAGCTGTTGATGCTGGAGTAACAGCAATTGTCAATACAGGAATTTTTCCCGGTATTTCTAACAGCATGGCACGCCAAGGTATTGAACAATTTCATGAGCCAGAACAAGTACATTTAAGTTACTTAGTAGCTGGTTCTGGTGGTGCTGGCGTTACGGTCATGCGGACAACTTTTTTAGGATTACAACATCCTTTTGAGGCTTGGATTAACGGTCAATGGCAATTAGTTAAACCCTATAGTGAGAGAGAAGTTATCACTTTTCCTTCTCCTTATAAACGTAGTGGGGTTTACTGGTTTGATATGCCAGAAACTTTCACTATTCCTCAAGCTTTTCCCAATGTTAAAACCGTAATTACTAAGTTTGGTTCAGTCCCAGATTTTTATAATCATCTCACATGGATAGCTGCCCATGTTTTCCCTAAATCTTTGATGCAGCGTCACAGTGCAATTGAATTTTTATCTCATGTGAGTCATTTAATGACAGATGTCACCAATGTGTTTAGTGGTATTGGTGTAGCAGTACGCGCAGAAGTTACAGGTAAAATCAACGGTCAAACTGCTGTCTATTCCTCAACTTTATTGCATGAAAATACAGCAGTTGCATCTGGCTATGGTGCAGGTAGTATTGCTCAATTATTACTATCCGGTCAACTGAAAAAACCAGGAGTTTGGCCTGTAGAAGCTGCGTTAACCACAGATTTATTCACGCAAACTATGGCTAGTCGCAACATAAAAATTGAGCAGCAACTGAGAAGTTAG
- a CDS encoding DUF1003 domain-containing protein, translating into MKPTKNKLSNQHQVIKNYQDKSTEELTSGQHLADKLASHVGSWKFLICQSAVLAGWVGMNLTPGIPHWDESPFIMLNLVFSFASAYTAPIVLMSQNRQSDTDRRNAEIDHQVNLKASQNIELLHQKLDELHSQKLNELTQIIKEQQQVINELRVTFIPAAKDSQEMKVSLLPGLHLQTNNKFTQKGTNNKPFMIDQTVGNNPKFVEKLNRNQ; encoded by the coding sequence ATGAAGCCTACTAAAAATAAATTATCAAATCAACATCAAGTTATAAAAAACTATCAAGATAAATCCACAGAAGAATTAACTAGCGGACAACATCTAGCTGATAAATTAGCTAGTCATGTAGGTTCTTGGAAATTTCTCATTTGTCAAAGTGCAGTTTTAGCGGGATGGGTAGGAATGAACTTAACACCAGGAATTCCCCACTGGGATGAATCACCATTTATTATGCTCAACTTAGTATTTTCATTTGCTTCTGCTTATACAGCACCCATTGTATTAATGAGTCAAAATCGCCAATCTGATACAGACCGCAGAAATGCTGAAATTGACCATCAAGTTAACCTCAAAGCTAGCCAAAATATCGAATTACTGCACCAAAAATTAGATGAATTACACTCTCAAAAGCTCAATGAATTAACTCAAATCATCAAAGAACAGCAACAAGTAATTAATGAATTGAGGGTAACTTTTATTCCTGCTGCTAAAGATAGCCAGGAAATGAAGGTTAGTCTATTACCTGGCTTACATTTGCAAACTAATAACAAATTTACTCAAAAAGGCACTAATAATAAACCTTTTATGATTGACCAAACAGTTGGCAACAATCCTAAATTTGTAGAAAAACTAAATCGTAACCAATAA